The Ignavibacteriota bacterium genomic sequence TCAGGTAATAATTATGCTGTAGGTGTGGCAACCGAAGGTGATGCTGGTGCAGCAGGCGATATTAATATTACTATGCCCGATACTCAAGAAGGAGCAACAGAATTTTACTTCGTTGTTCAGGATACTAAACCCGATGAACTTAAACCAGCTTCGATTACAGTAACGGTAAGTGTAAGCGGTCCAAACGGCAGAGCAAGCACTTCTGCTTATGGAATGACCAGATAACTAATTTTATTCATAAATGAGTATAAAAAGTCCGGCTTTGACCGGACTTTTGTATTTTTAAAACATATCAACATTGAATAAGCATCTCCATTTACTTATTTTAGCAATCTTAATTTTGATTAAAACTGGGAATATAAATGGATTTTAAAATTCGAACGCACACTTGCAATGATTTAAGAGAAAGTAATATTGGAGATTCTGTTGTTTTAAATGGATGGGTTGATAATCGTCGCGATTTAGGCGGTGTTATATTTATAGATTTAAGAGATAGATACGGAATAACTCAAATAGTCTTCGAACCTTCATTCAACAAAGATACACATGAACTTGGCAAAGTACTGAGAAGCGAATATGTAATTTCTGTAGAAGGAACTGTTAGAAAAAGACCTGACGGAACCGAAAACTCAAATCTTGCAACGGGAAATGTTGACGTAATGATTAACAAATTAATAATTCTTAATGAAGCAAAAACTCCTCCTTTCCCAATTAAAGACAATATTGATGTTTCTGAAGAGATAAGACTAAAATATAGATACCTTGATCTTAGAAGATCTAGAATGCAGAATAATATGTTGATTAGGCACAAGTTCTATCAAATAGCGAGAAAGTATTTTGATGAGAATAATTTTATCGAAGTCGAAACTCCGGTATTAATGAAAAGTACTCCGGAAGGCGCGAGAGATTTTTTGGTGCCGAGCAGACTTCATAAAGGTAGCTTTTATGCATTGCCGCAATCACCTCAAACATATAAGCAATTGCTTATGGTTTCGGGTTATGACAGATATTTTCAAATTGTAAAGTGTTTCAGAGATGAAGATTTGCGTGCGGATCGACAGCCCGAATTTACTCAAATAGACGTTGAAATGTCCTTTATCAATGAAGAAATAATTTATCAAATGGTTGAAGGTTTGATGAAAAAATTATACAAGGAAATTAAAGATGAAGATTTGACTCTTCCATTAAAAAGATTAACATATCAAGAAGCAATGGAAAAGTTTGGTAGCGATAAACCTGATACTAGATACGGCATGGAAATGGTGACTTT encodes the following:
- the aspS gene encoding aspartate--tRNA ligase, which codes for MDFKIRTHTCNDLRESNIGDSVVLNGWVDNRRDLGGVIFIDLRDRYGITQIVFEPSFNKDTHELGKVLRSEYVISVEGTVRKRPDGTENSNLATGNVDVMINKLIILNEAKTPPFPIKDNIDVSEEIRLKYRYLDLRRSRMQNNMLIRHKFYQIARKYFDENNFIEVETPVLMKSTPEGARDFLVPSRLHKGSFYALPQSPQTYKQLLMVSGYDRYFQIVKCFRDEDLRADRQPEFTQIDVEMSFINEEIIYQMVEGLMKKLYKEIKDEDLTLPLKRLTYQEAMEKFGSDKPDTRYGMEMVTLNNVFSKTEFKVFKDTLDNGGIITSLLAKECGNYTRNQLDVLTEYVKKLGAGGLIWMRVKEDGLEAPISKFLTDEEKNNIISSLNAKVGDLVLILSGTKHKALPIMGNLRLEMAKRLNLSQNLKGDELIWVTKFPLFEWDEETQRLYAMHHPFTSPQNSDIEYIESEPLKVHARAYDLVMNGNEIAGGSIRIFNSELQAKMFKALGISDEEAKEKFGFLMNAFQYGAPPHGGIAFGLDRMVMLFTNENSIRDLIAFPKTTSGLSLMDEAPSMVNDEQLRELHIRLRK